From a region of the Rathayibacter sp. VKM Ac-2804 genome:
- the glyA gene encoding serine hydroxymethyltransferase translates to MSSSPAPSTASTGVSASFNEPVSVVDPEIAAVLQQELDRQRGYLEMIASENFVPRAILESQGSVLTNKYAEGYPGRRYYGGCEYVDVAEQLAIDRAKALFGAEFANVQPHSGATANAAALAALVQPGDTILGLELAHGGHLTHGMKLNFSGKLYNATAYGVDPQTFRIDMDAVREKALEVRPQVLIAGWSAYPRHLDFEAFRAIADEVGAKLWVDMAHFAGLVAAGLHPSPVPHADVVTTTVHKTLAGPRSGLILAKQEYAKKLNSAVFPGQQGGPLMHVIAAKATAFKLAGEQEFADRQARTIRGAQILAERLTAADSKAEGIDVLTGGTDVHLVLADLRNSPLDGKQAEDRLHEVGITVNRNAVPFDPRPPMVTSGLRIGTPALATRGFGDTEFAVVADVIAEALKPSADLEALRARVKGLTDDFPLYPGL, encoded by the coding sequence GTGTCCTCTTCTCCCGCCCCGAGCACCGCCAGCACCGGTGTCTCCGCCTCGTTCAACGAGCCCGTCTCGGTCGTCGATCCCGAGATCGCGGCCGTCCTGCAGCAGGAGCTCGACCGCCAGCGCGGCTACCTCGAGATGATCGCGAGCGAGAACTTCGTGCCGCGCGCGATCCTCGAGTCGCAGGGCTCGGTCCTCACCAACAAGTACGCCGAGGGCTACCCGGGCCGCCGCTACTACGGCGGCTGCGAGTACGTCGACGTCGCGGAGCAGCTCGCCATCGACCGCGCCAAGGCCCTCTTCGGCGCCGAGTTCGCGAACGTGCAGCCGCACTCCGGCGCGACCGCCAACGCGGCGGCGCTCGCCGCCCTCGTCCAGCCGGGCGACACCATCCTCGGCCTCGAGCTCGCGCACGGCGGCCACCTCACCCACGGGATGAAGCTCAACTTCTCGGGCAAGCTCTACAACGCCACGGCGTACGGAGTCGACCCGCAGACCTTCCGCATCGACATGGACGCGGTCCGCGAGAAGGCCCTCGAGGTCCGCCCGCAGGTCCTCATCGCCGGCTGGTCGGCCTACCCGCGCCACCTCGACTTCGAGGCGTTCCGCGCGATCGCCGACGAGGTCGGGGCCAAGCTCTGGGTCGACATGGCCCACTTCGCCGGGCTCGTCGCCGCCGGGCTGCACCCCTCGCCCGTCCCGCACGCCGACGTCGTGACCACGACGGTGCACAAGACGCTCGCGGGCCCGCGCTCCGGCCTGATCCTCGCGAAGCAGGAGTACGCCAAGAAGCTCAACTCGGCCGTCTTCCCGGGCCAGCAGGGCGGTCCGCTCATGCACGTCATCGCCGCCAAGGCGACCGCGTTCAAGCTCGCGGGCGAGCAGGAGTTCGCCGACCGCCAGGCGCGCACCATCCGCGGCGCGCAGATCCTCGCCGAGCGCCTCACGGCCGCCGACTCGAAGGCCGAGGGCATCGACGTGCTCACCGGCGGCACCGACGTGCACCTCGTCCTCGCCGACCTGCGGAACTCGCCGCTGGACGGCAAGCAGGCCGAGGACCGCCTGCACGAGGTCGGCATCACCGTGAACCGCAACGCGGTCCCGTTCGACCCCCGCCCGCCGATGGTGACCTCGGGACTGCGGATCGGCACCCCCGCCCTCGCGACCCGCGGCTTCGGCGACACCGAGTTCGCCGTCGTCGCCGACGTCATCGCCGAGGCGCTCAAGCCCTCGGCCGACCTCGAGGCGCTGCGCGCGCGCGTCAAGGGGCTCACGGACGACTTCCCGCTCTACCCCGGGCTGTAG
- a CDS encoding biotin-dependent carboxyltransferase family protein — protein MSLRVLDPGPLALLEDEGRPGHAAVGVGRSGAMDRGALRLANRLLGNAPDAAALELLGAGFTARFETPEWISLTGAAGAATLDGAALARVLPALAPAGSVLRLGPLTAGLRRTLGVRGGIAAPSVLGSRSRDTLSGLGPEPLRAGDRLAVGVPDGEVLLPDWWPFDPPRDPAVRVLPGPRLDLLPPGTWQRLLAGPWRLSPSADRVGLRLAGTPLPTGGAHELPSEGLVHGSIQLPPSGLPVVFGPDHPTTGGYPVVAVVAAPSLDTLAHLTPGAEVHLHA, from the coding sequence GTGAGCCTGCGCGTCCTCGACCCCGGCCCGCTCGCCCTCCTCGAGGACGAGGGCCGCCCCGGCCACGCCGCCGTCGGCGTCGGGCGCTCCGGCGCGATGGACCGCGGCGCCCTCCGGCTCGCGAACCGCCTGCTCGGCAACGCCCCGGACGCGGCCGCGCTCGAACTGCTCGGCGCCGGCTTCACCGCCCGCTTCGAGACCCCCGAGTGGATCAGCCTGACCGGAGCCGCCGGAGCGGCGACCCTCGACGGCGCCGCCCTCGCCCGCGTCCTGCCCGCCCTCGCGCCTGCGGGCTCGGTCCTGAGACTCGGCCCCCTGACGGCGGGCCTGCGCCGCACCCTCGGCGTCCGAGGCGGCATCGCCGCGCCATCCGTGCTCGGCTCCCGCTCCCGCGACACCCTCTCCGGCCTCGGACCGGAGCCCCTCCGCGCCGGCGACCGGCTCGCCGTCGGGGTGCCCGACGGCGAGGTCCTCCTCCCCGACTGGTGGCCCTTCGACCCGCCCCGGGACCCGGCCGTGCGGGTGCTCCCCGGCCCCCGCCTCGATCTCCTGCCCCCGGGCACGTGGCAGCGCCTCCTCGCGGGCCCCTGGCGGCTGAGCCCGTCCGCCGACCGCGTCGGCCTCCGCCTCGCCGGCACCCCGCTGCCGACCGGCGGCGCTCACGAGCTGCCCAGCGAGGGCCTCGTCCACGGCTCGATCCAGCTCCCGCCCTCGGGACTCCCCGTCGTCTTCGGCCCCGACCACCCCACGACCGGCGGCTACCCGGTCGTCGCCGTCGTCGCCGCCCCCTCCCTCGACACCCTGGCCCACCTCACGCCGGGCGCCGAGGTCCACCTCCACGCCTGA
- a CDS encoding bifunctional methylenetetrahydrofolate dehydrogenase/methenyltetrahydrofolate cyclohydrolase, translated as MTAQVLDGVATAATVKAEIAERVAALREKGVVPGLGTLLVGDDPASRSYVAGKHRDCAEVGIESIRVDLPATASAEDIRAAIRQLNESDSVTGYIIQLPLPKGIDENAMLELMDPDKDADGLHPTNLGRLVLGVEGELDSPLPCTPNGIVEMLKRHDIPISGKHVVVVGRGLTVGRPLGLLLTRKGLDATVTLTHSRTADLAAEVRRADIVVAAVGVPGLIAGDWVKPGAAVLDVGITRVENPETGKAKLTGDVAPEVAEVAGWLSPVPGGVGPMTRAMLIHNVVGAAERALR; from the coding sequence ATGACGGCACAGGTACTCGACGGCGTCGCGACCGCCGCGACGGTCAAGGCGGAGATCGCCGAGCGCGTGGCGGCGCTGCGCGAGAAGGGCGTCGTGCCCGGCCTCGGCACGCTGCTGGTCGGCGACGACCCCGCCTCGCGCTCCTACGTCGCGGGCAAGCACCGCGACTGCGCCGAGGTGGGGATCGAGTCGATCCGCGTCGACCTGCCCGCCACTGCGTCCGCCGAGGACATCCGGGCGGCCATCCGGCAGCTCAACGAGTCGGACTCGGTGACCGGCTACATCATTCAGCTCCCGCTGCCGAAGGGCATCGACGAGAACGCGATGCTCGAGCTGATGGACCCGGACAAGGACGCCGACGGGCTGCACCCGACCAACCTGGGGCGGCTCGTGCTCGGCGTCGAGGGAGAGCTCGACAGCCCGCTGCCGTGCACGCCGAACGGCATCGTCGAGATGCTGAAGCGCCACGACATCCCGATCTCGGGGAAGCACGTCGTCGTGGTCGGCCGCGGGCTCACGGTCGGCCGCCCGCTCGGGCTGCTGCTGACCCGCAAGGGACTCGACGCGACGGTCACGCTGACCCACTCGCGCACCGCGGATCTCGCGGCGGAGGTGCGCCGGGCGGACATCGTGGTGGCGGCCGTGGGCGTGCCCGGACTGATCGCGGGGGACTGGGTGAAGCCGGGGGCGGCCGTGCTCGACGTGGGGATCACGCGGGTCGAGAACCCGGAGACGGGGAAGGCGAAGCTGACGGGCGACGTCGCTCCGGAGGTGGCCGAGGTCGCGGGCTGGCTGTCGCCGGTGCCCGGCGGGGTCGGGCCGATGACGCGGGCGATGCTGATCCACAACGTGGTGGGGGCGGCGGAGCGGGCTCTGCGCTAG
- a CDS encoding carboxyltransferase domain-containing protein, whose protein sequence is MIPVCLLPSGDRAVLAEVDGLDEALALAAALDRSRPAGVLDLVPAAQTVLVVLDGALPVAEASRWIARTAAAAEAAGPSAIGRRHEITVRYDGADLAETASALGWSPAELVHRHTTTPWRAAFGGFAPGFAYLVALAPWPEVARRAEPRTRVPAGAVALAAGYSGVYPRASPGGWQLLGSTDAVLWNTERTPPALLAPGDEIRFRALP, encoded by the coding sequence GTGATCCCGGTGTGCCTGCTGCCCTCCGGCGACCGCGCCGTGCTGGCCGAGGTCGACGGCCTCGACGAGGCGCTCGCGCTGGCAGCGGCGCTCGACCGGTCCCGCCCCGCAGGCGTCCTCGACCTGGTCCCCGCCGCGCAGACCGTCCTCGTCGTGCTGGACGGCGCCCTGCCGGTCGCCGAGGCGTCCCGCTGGATCGCCCGCACAGCGGCGGCCGCGGAGGCCGCTGGTCCGTCAGCGATCGGCCGCCGGCACGAGATCACCGTCCGCTACGACGGCGCCGACCTCGCCGAGACGGCGAGCGCCCTCGGCTGGAGCCCCGCCGAACTGGTCCACCGCCACACGACGACCCCGTGGCGCGCGGCCTTCGGCGGCTTCGCCCCCGGCTTCGCCTACCTCGTCGCACTCGCCCCCTGGCCGGAGGTCGCCCGCCGTGCCGAGCCCCGCACCCGCGTCCCCGCCGGCGCGGTCGCCCTCGCGGCCGGCTACTCCGGTGTCTACCCGCGCGCCTCCCCCGGCGGCTGGCAGCTGCTCGGCTCGACCGATGCCGTCCTCTGGAACACCGAGCGGACACCGCCCGCCCTGCTCGCCCCCGGCGACGAGATCCGCTTCCGAGCGCTGCCGTGA